In the Roseibium sp. HPY-6 genome, one interval contains:
- a CDS encoding Bax inhibitor-1/YccA family protein, translated as MSTFDRQSQGAYTVAGSRAEAGIDQGLRAYMLGVYNYMTIGLALTGFFALATMMLATTSDQSAAVASLGNGTMLTQLGVTLYGSPLKWVVMLAPLGMVLWLSFRVQSMSASSARTMFLVYSAIMGISLSSIFLVYTGGSIARVFFITAASFGALSIFGYTTKKDLSGWGSFLFMGLIGIIIASIVNIFMASSALQFAISVIGVLVFAGLTAYDTQQIKEMYYEGDSSEVATKKSVMGALRLYLDFINMFLMLLQLFGNRE; from the coding sequence ATGTCGACCTTTGACCGTCAATCTCAAGGCGCCTACACCGTTGCCGGCTCGCGCGCCGAGGCCGGCATCGATCAAGGCCTGCGCGCCTACATGCTGGGCGTCTACAACTACATGACAATCGGGCTTGCACTGACCGGTTTCTTCGCATTGGCAACCATGATGCTCGCGACGACCTCGGATCAGAGCGCGGCTGTTGCCTCGTTGGGCAACGGCACAATGCTGACGCAGCTTGGTGTCACCCTTTATGGCAGCCCGCTGAAATGGGTCGTGATGCTTGCGCCGCTCGGAATGGTGCTTTGGCTATCGTTCCGCGTGCAATCGATGAGCGCGTCTTCCGCGCGCACGATGTTCCTGGTCTATTCGGCCATTATGGGCATTTCCTTGTCCTCGATCTTCCTTGTCTACACAGGTGGATCGATCGCACGCGTGTTCTTCATCACGGCGGCGTCCTTTGGTGCACTCAGCATCTTCGGCTACACCACCAAAAAGGACCTGTCCGGTTGGGGCTCGTTCCTGTTCATGGGCCTGATCGGCATCATCATTGCGTCGATCGTGAACATTTTCATGGCATCTTCTGCACTGCAGTTCGCTATCTCCGTGATCGGCGTGCTTGTGTTTGCCGGCCTCACGGCCTACGACACGCAGCAGATCAAGGAAATGTATTACGAAGGCGACAGCTCTGAAGTTGCGACCAAAAAGTCTGTAATGGGCGCTCTGCGTCTCTACCTCGACTTCATCAACATGTTCCTGATGCTGCTGCAGCTGTTCGGCAACCGCGAATAA
- a CDS encoding ABC transporter permease: MSSFVPANVHSSHQTFKLASRFALRELRGGLSGFYIFIACIALGVAAIAGVTSVSRALTDGIANEGQAILGGDLSFSLIHRQASTEEAAFLDTLGSISRVATLRAMSRRADNSDQALVELKAVDNAYPLYGSLDLVSGQALDDALAKSDGVWGAVADLALLARLDVSVGDTLALGRTNVRINDVIETEPDKLAGGMEFGPRLMISDAAVAETELVQPGSLVRWHYRVRLSPAPGLGDLEGVVEEAKAAQPDTAWRIRSRANASPGLQRSIGRFAQFLTLVGLTALVVGGVGVANAIRAYLETKREVIASFKCLGATGDFVFRIYLIQMLVIALIGIGIGLVIGAAIPFAAGAALSSVLPVQLATGIYPAELGLGLVYGLLTAFAFALWPLGRAHDVPPTALFRDIVTGGAKLPRKRYLAATAVTVILLAGIAILLSHDKFIATVYIGASAGAFILLVLVARVIMSVARRLPSVRSTELRLAIANIHRPGALTPSVVLSLGLGLSLLVALALIDGNLRRELTATMADKAPSFFFVDIQSHERDAFENLLQTEAPDGELRSVPMLRGRIVSLNDIPADEFEPAQEGSDWVLRGDRGITYESVMPENSKLVAGEWWPEDYSGTPLVSFDEEAATDLGLNIGDKVTVNVLGREISAEIANFRDIEWQSLSINFVMVFSPNTFAGAPHAHLMTLGWEDDVPTETELALLKTVSTTYPTVTSVRVKDAIAQVNDLVAQLAWAIRGASSITLIASVLVLAGALAAGHRNRIYDAVILKTIGATRPRLILAYGLEYAILGLTTAVFALVAGGIAAWFVITQIMEGSFVLLPVTAASAALIALVLTVGFGLIGTWRILGEKPAPVLRNL, encoded by the coding sequence ATGAGCAGCTTCGTTCCTGCGAACGTGCACTCCAGTCACCAGACATTCAAGCTGGCCTCCCGCTTCGCTTTGCGCGAATTACGCGGCGGTTTGAGTGGTTTTTATATCTTCATTGCCTGCATTGCGCTTGGTGTCGCGGCGATTGCCGGTGTGACGTCTGTCTCGCGTGCCCTGACCGACGGTATCGCAAATGAAGGCCAGGCCATTTTGGGCGGAGACCTTTCATTTTCGCTGATACATCGGCAGGCCAGCACCGAAGAAGCCGCCTTCTTGGACACGCTCGGATCGATCTCGCGCGTTGCCACGCTTCGCGCCATGTCCCGTCGGGCAGACAACAGCGACCAGGCGCTCGTCGAGCTTAAAGCTGTCGACAACGCCTACCCGCTTTACGGTTCGCTTGATCTGGTTTCCGGCCAAGCGCTCGACGATGCGCTCGCAAAAAGCGACGGCGTCTGGGGCGCGGTCGCGGATCTGGCACTCCTTGCCCGGTTGGATGTCTCCGTCGGCGATACGCTGGCGCTCGGCAGAACCAACGTACGCATCAATGACGTGATCGAGACCGAACCCGACAAGCTCGCGGGCGGCATGGAATTCGGTCCGCGCCTGATGATTTCAGATGCGGCAGTTGCTGAGACGGAACTTGTTCAACCCGGCAGCCTCGTGCGCTGGCATTATCGTGTGCGTTTGTCTCCAGCCCCAGGTCTCGGAGATCTTGAAGGGGTCGTGGAAGAAGCGAAAGCAGCACAGCCGGACACCGCATGGCGGATCCGCTCCCGCGCCAATGCCTCGCCCGGCCTTCAGCGCAGCATCGGCCGCTTCGCCCAATTCCTGACGCTTGTCGGCCTGACAGCTCTTGTCGTGGGTGGTGTCGGCGTTGCCAATGCGATCCGCGCCTATCTGGAAACAAAACGGGAAGTCATCGCAAGCTTCAAATGTCTCGGAGCAACAGGCGACTTTGTATTCCGGATCTATCTCATTCAGATGCTGGTGATCGCTCTGATCGGTATCGGGATTGGCCTTGTTATCGGCGCGGCAATACCGTTTGCCGCCGGAGCAGCGCTTTCATCCGTGCTGCCTGTTCAACTGGCCACCGGTATTTATCCGGCAGAACTGGGTCTTGGGCTGGTCTACGGCCTGCTGACAGCCTTTGCGTTTGCCTTGTGGCCACTCGGGCGTGCGCATGATGTACCGCCGACTGCGCTCTTCCGCGACATTGTCACTGGCGGGGCAAAGCTCCCGCGCAAACGCTACCTTGCCGCTACGGCAGTAACAGTCATCCTTTTGGCCGGCATTGCCATTTTGCTGTCGCACGACAAATTCATCGCGACCGTTTACATCGGCGCATCAGCCGGCGCGTTCATTCTTCTTGTGCTGGTTGCCCGGGTGATTATGTCAGTCGCGCGCAGGCTTCCAAGCGTTCGATCGACGGAATTACGCCTGGCCATTGCCAACATTCACCGCCCCGGCGCGCTGACGCCATCGGTTGTCCTATCGCTTGGGCTGGGTCTGTCGCTGCTTGTTGCTCTCGCACTGATTGACGGCAATCTGAGGCGCGAACTCACGGCAACCATGGCCGACAAGGCGCCAAGTTTCTTCTTTGTCGACATTCAAAGCCACGAACGCGACGCGTTTGAAAACCTGTTGCAGACCGAGGCGCCGGACGGCGAGCTTCGGAGCGTTCCGATGCTGCGCGGCCGGATCGTTAGCCTGAACGACATTCCCGCAGACGAGTTCGAACCCGCACAGGAAGGCTCGGACTGGGTGTTGAGAGGCGACCGCGGCATCACCTATGAAAGCGTGATGCCTGAAAATTCGAAGCTTGTCGCCGGAGAATGGTGGCCTGAGGACTATTCCGGAACGCCGCTTGTCTCCTTCGACGAGGAAGCGGCAACGGATCTTGGCCTCAATATCGGAGACAAGGTGACCGTCAACGTTCTCGGCCGGGAAATCAGCGCTGAAATCGCCAATTTCCGGGACATTGAATGGCAGTCGCTGTCGATCAATTTCGTCATGGTGTTTTCTCCGAACACCTTCGCCGGCGCGCCCCATGCGCATCTGATGACCCTTGGCTGGGAAGATGACGTGCCGACGGAAACCGAACTGGCGCTTCTCAAGACTGTTTCCACGACCTACCCGACGGTGACATCCGTCCGGGTGAAAGACGCAATTGCCCAGGTGAACGACCTGGTCGCGCAACTCGCCTGGGCTATTCGTGGCGCAAGTTCCATCACACTGATCGCAAGCGTTCTGGTATTGGCCGGTGCATTGGCTGCCGGGCACCGCAACCGCATCTATGACGCGGTGATCCTGAAGACGATTGGAGCAACCAGACCGAGGTTGATCCTCGCCTATGGTCTGGAATACGCGATCCTCGGTCTCACCACGGCGGTATTTGCGCTCGTTGCCGGCGGCATAGCGGCGTGGTTCGTTATCACGCAAATCATGGAAGGCAGTTTCGTGCTGCTGCCGGTCACCGCAGCGAGTGCAGCGCTGATCGCCCTCGTCCTGACAGTTGGCTTCGGATTGATCGGAACCTGGCGGATCCTGGGCGAAAAACCGGCACCTGTTCTCAGGAACCTTTAA
- the thpR gene encoding RNA 2',3'-cyclic phosphodiesterase, producing MPRLFTGLEIPSQTGLMLSLLRGGLRGARWIDPENYHLTLRFIGDIDDRTADEVVAALDRVRRDPVEIRMNGLGSFGNGRPHAVWARVEPTAQLAELQAEQERILQRLNLPAERRKYTPHVTIARCKTSTNEDVAKWLSERGNFQAPPFVAGRFVLFSAKSSVGGGPYLVEEAYPLAA from the coding sequence ATGCCGCGCCTATTTACAGGCCTTGAGATACCGTCTCAGACAGGTCTCATGCTTTCACTGCTCCGGGGAGGTCTTCGGGGCGCCCGCTGGATCGATCCGGAAAACTATCATCTGACATTGCGCTTCATCGGAGACATCGACGACCGAACGGCCGATGAGGTGGTTGCAGCGCTTGACCGTGTGCGCCGGGATCCCGTCGAAATCAGGATGAATGGCCTCGGATCCTTCGGCAACGGCAGGCCACATGCGGTGTGGGCGCGTGTTGAACCGACCGCGCAACTGGCCGAGCTTCAGGCGGAGCAGGAAAGGATCCTTCAGCGTCTCAATCTTCCGGCGGAGCGGCGCAAATACACTCCGCACGTCACGATCGCCCGCTGCAAGACGTCGACAAACGAAGACGTTGCCAAATGGCTCAGTGAGCGTGGGAACTTTCAGGCACCCCCATTTGTTGCCGGTCGATTTGTCCTGTTCTCGGCAAAGTCGAGCGTCGGCGGAGGGCCTTATCTGGTCGAAGAGGCCTATCCGCTCGCAGCCTGA
- a CDS encoding aldo/keto reductase, giving the protein MEQRRLGRTDLQVSALCLGTMTWGEQNSEAEGHSQMDYAFDAGINFFDAAELYPIPAKRETQGRTERIIGSWFQKSGHRDKVVMATKVVGRTVMDWFRENGETGELKRSQIEFAVDRSLRNLQTDYIDLYQIHWPDRNVSGFGSNPTRWQDAEPVENENSIQSVLEVMADLVKAGKIRHVGVSNESAWGTMRYVTASELYDVPRIVSIQNAYSMVNRTFETGLAEVARREDVGLLAYSALAQGYLTGKYRNGALPQGARKTLFNKMQRYEHHRTFEAVEAYFSLAKTAGLDPAQMAIAFAKSRSFMTSVIIGATRMDQLETDIGAADLTLSPDVLEKIDAIHQEFGNTAP; this is encoded by the coding sequence ATGGAACAGCGCCGTCTTGGCCGCACCGATTTGCAGGTAAGCGCCCTTTGTCTTGGAACCATGACATGGGGCGAGCAGAACTCGGAAGCCGAAGGTCACTCCCAGATGGACTACGCCTTCGACGCGGGGATCAATTTTTTTGATGCGGCCGAACTCTACCCGATACCAGCGAAACGCGAGACCCAGGGCCGAACCGAGCGGATCATTGGATCCTGGTTCCAAAAGAGCGGTCACCGCGACAAGGTTGTCATGGCAACAAAAGTTGTCGGCCGAACCGTCATGGACTGGTTTCGCGAAAACGGAGAGACAGGTGAGCTGAAGCGCAGCCAGATAGAGTTTGCGGTCGACCGGAGCCTCAGAAACCTCCAGACCGACTATATCGATCTATATCAGATCCACTGGCCGGACAGGAACGTGTCGGGGTTCGGGTCCAATCCGACCCGCTGGCAGGATGCTGAACCGGTTGAAAACGAGAACAGTATCCAGTCCGTTCTCGAGGTCATGGCTGATCTGGTGAAGGCCGGCAAGATCCGTCATGTCGGGGTCTCGAACGAGAGCGCCTGGGGAACAATGCGCTACGTCACGGCCTCTGAATTATATGACGTGCCCAGGATCGTTTCGATCCAAAACGCCTATTCCATGGTGAACCGGACATTCGAAACGGGATTGGCGGAGGTTGCGCGCCGTGAGGATGTCGGACTGCTGGCCTATTCCGCTCTGGCACAGGGCTATCTGACCGGAAAATACCGCAATGGTGCCTTGCCCCAGGGTGCCCGCAAAACGCTGTTCAATAAAATGCAGCGTTACGAGCACCACAGAACGTTCGAGGCAGTTGAAGCCTATTTCAGTCTCGCCAAGACAGCAGGGCTGGACCCTGCGCAAATGGCCATTGCCTTTGCAAAATCACGCAGTTTCATGACTTCGGTCATAATTGGCGCGACACGGATGGATCAACTGGAGACCGACATTGGCGCTGCCGATCTCACACTGTCGCCGGATGTGCTTGAGAAGATCGACGCGATCCATCAGGAGTTCGGCAACACGGCTCCCTGA
- a CDS encoding alpha/beta hydrolase: MGAGEPQFIQVGKNALARRIAVDIEPGSGPTLMWLSGFKSDMSGTKAEALAAFGRDAGQEVVRFDYSGHGMSEGDFEAACVSDWLEEAEAVFDRFCRGDTILVGSSMGGWISLLLTLRRKATHRIKGLVLIAPAVDFTEELMWKERFSDDIRQAILKDGRWEQPSQYSDDPYVITRKLIEDGRNHLLLDQDLHLGAPVTILQGAQDPDVPARHVQRLVEALPLDDVTYSLVPDGDHRLSRPQDIDLLVRVVTEMSSC; encoded by the coding sequence ATGGGTGCTGGCGAACCGCAATTCATTCAAGTTGGAAAAAATGCTCTGGCGCGCAGGATTGCGGTCGACATCGAGCCCGGAAGCGGGCCGACCCTGATGTGGCTGTCCGGTTTCAAGTCGGACATGAGTGGAACCAAGGCGGAGGCGCTTGCCGCATTCGGTCGCGACGCAGGGCAGGAAGTTGTCCGGTTTGACTATTCCGGCCACGGGATGTCCGAGGGAGACTTTGAAGCCGCTTGCGTGTCGGATTGGCTGGAAGAAGCAGAAGCCGTTTTCGACAGGTTCTGCCGGGGCGACACCATCCTCGTCGGATCGTCCATGGGAGGCTGGATCTCCCTGCTTCTGACACTACGGCGGAAAGCAACACACCGGATCAAGGGACTGGTTCTGATTGCTCCCGCAGTCGACTTCACTGAAGAACTGATGTGGAAAGAGCGCTTTTCCGATGACATCAGACAAGCCATCCTGAAAGACGGGCGCTGGGAGCAGCCCTCACAATACAGCGACGATCCTTATGTCATAACCCGGAAACTGATCGAAGACGGGCGAAACCACTTGCTCCTGGACCAGGATCTGCATCTGGGTGCGCCGGTCACGATCCTGCAGGGTGCGCAGGATCCGGATGTGCCGGCCCGCCACGTGCAGCGGCTGGTCGAAGCCCTGCCTTTGGACGACGTCACTTACTCGCTGGTTCCGGATGGGGATCACCGCTTGTCGCGGCCGCAGGACATAGACCTGCTCGTAAGGGTCGTAACAGAGATGTCGTCTTGCTAG
- a CDS encoding ABC transporter ATP-binding protein — translation MTNSPAISLKNVHLTLGEGAGRVHILKGIDLDIEKGVSVGLVGPSGSGKSTLLMVMAGLERADEGSVVVAGSELGPLSEDQLARFRGRNVGIIFQSFHLVPNMTALENVAVPLELAGDDDAFDKAQAELEAVGLGHRLHHYPAQMSGGEQQRVAVARALVVEPEILIADEPTGNLDDSTGTQIVDLMFTAQRNRKTTLVLVTHDPSLARQCDRMIRVRSGEIEETQTEESAAHQEVSA, via the coding sequence ATGACAAATTCTCCCGCAATATCCCTCAAGAACGTGCATCTGACTTTGGGGGAAGGCGCCGGCCGGGTTCATATTCTTAAAGGGATCGACCTCGATATCGAAAAAGGCGTTTCCGTCGGGCTTGTCGGCCCGTCCGGCTCCGGAAAATCGACGCTGCTGATGGTGATGGCGGGACTGGAGCGCGCCGACGAAGGGTCGGTGGTTGTCGCAGGTTCTGAACTCGGCCCGCTTTCGGAAGACCAGTTGGCCAGGTTCAGGGGCCGGAACGTTGGTATTATCTTCCAGTCTTTTCATCTTGTGCCAAACATGACAGCGCTTGAAAACGTCGCGGTTCCTCTTGAACTTGCAGGCGACGATGACGCTTTTGACAAGGCCCAGGCAGAACTTGAAGCCGTTGGTCTTGGTCACCGCCTGCATCACTATCCGGCGCAAATGTCCGGCGGAGAGCAGCAGCGGGTCGCTGTCGCCCGGGCGCTCGTCGTTGAACCTGAGATCCTGATCGCCGACGAGCCGACCGGGAACCTGGACGATTCCACCGGCACGCAGATTGTCGACCTCATGTTCACCGCGCAGCGGAACCGAAAGACAACTCTCGTCCTTGTGACACACGATCCCTCACTTGCCCGCCAGTGCGACCGCATGATCCGTGTGCGCTCCGGTGAAATCGAAGAAACCCAGACCGAAGAAAGTGCTGCACACCAAGAGGTGTCTGCATGA
- a CDS encoding DNA-3-methyladenine glycosylase 2 family protein: protein MKPVATEDDVTTGLANLISIDPRLEEIALVAGPLPLRRRPADFAGLAQIITAQQVSVASATAIFKRFQERVTPLTAETIARHSDQDLADVGLSRPKIRTLRAVTAACEGGLDLARLATCPADEAHAELCAIKGIGRWSADIFLLFCAGHPDIFPSGDLALQIAVQDALGLEKRPAPKELDEIASVWEPHRAIAARLFWAWYRVQKQGRETLPV from the coding sequence ATGAAACCCGTTGCGACCGAGGATGACGTAACCACCGGCCTTGCGAACCTCATTTCAATCGATCCACGCCTTGAAGAAATTGCGCTTGTTGCAGGTCCTCTGCCTCTCCGTCGCCGGCCCGCGGATTTTGCGGGCCTGGCGCAGATCATCACCGCGCAACAGGTCTCTGTTGCCAGCGCTACGGCGATTTTCAAGCGTTTCCAGGAACGCGTTACTCCGTTGACCGCTGAAACGATAGCCCGCCATTCGGATCAGGATCTGGCCGACGTGGGCCTCTCGCGGCCAAAGATCAGAACGCTGCGTGCCGTCACTGCTGCTTGCGAGGGCGGCCTGGACCTCGCAAGGCTGGCAACATGTCCGGCAGACGAAGCACACGCGGAACTCTGTGCCATCAAGGGTATCGGCCGCTGGAGCGCGGACATCTTTCTCCTGTTCTGCGCTGGCCATCCGGATATTTTCCCGAGCGGTGACCTGGCACTCCAGATTGCCGTGCAGGACGCTCTAGGCCTTGAAAAGAGACCCGCCCCGAAAGAACTGGACGAGATTGCCTCTGTTTGGGAGCCGCATCGAGCGATCGCAGCAAGGCTTTTCTGGGCCTGGTACCGCGTCCAGAAACAGGGACGGGAAACGTTGCCGGTCTAG
- a CDS encoding arylesterase, whose product MRRLYVILSFLVFCFSPIIANSAELKLVVLGDSLSAGYQLAPEEGFPEQLQKALDERGYSVEVVNAGVSGDTSSGGLSRLDWSVGTDADAVIVELGANDALRGIQPEITRNNLNEITKRLRERGVEVLLAGMLAPRNLGPEYAEVFDPIYSELAKLHGALLYPFFLEGVALNPDLNLSDGIHPNADGVGVIVQNILPKVEELLAKAQSS is encoded by the coding sequence GTGCGACGACTATACGTAATTCTAAGCTTCCTGGTTTTCTGCTTCTCTCCCATCATCGCTAATTCTGCGGAGCTCAAGCTGGTTGTTCTGGGAGACAGCCTTTCCGCAGGCTACCAGCTGGCGCCGGAAGAAGGCTTTCCCGAACAGCTACAAAAGGCGCTTGATGAACGCGGATACTCTGTTGAAGTCGTGAATGCGGGGGTTTCTGGCGACACATCTTCCGGAGGGCTATCGCGCCTTGACTGGTCGGTCGGTACGGATGCGGACGCCGTTATCGTCGAACTGGGAGCAAATGATGCGCTCAGGGGTATCCAACCGGAGATCACACGCAACAATCTGAACGAGATCACGAAACGGCTTCGCGAGCGCGGGGTTGAAGTGTTGCTGGCGGGCATGCTGGCACCGCGCAATCTCGGACCGGAATATGCCGAGGTCTTCGATCCGATCTATTCGGAGCTTGCCAAACTTCACGGGGCTTTGCTTTATCCCTTCTTTCTTGAAGGCGTCGCGCTCAATCCCGACCTGAACCTGTCTGACGGGATTCATCCCAATGCGGACGGTGTTGGCGTCATCGTTCAAAATATCCTGCCTAAAGTTGAAGAACTTTTGGCCAAAGCACAGTCTTCCTGA
- a CDS encoding DUF2794 domain-containing protein produces MSEADDSASQRGAGLNPLPQSQPALPSKPIVAFNRRELDTILRLYGRMVADGEWRDYAIDLLKDKAVFSVFRRSSEMPLFRIEKDPKLARRQGAYSVVATGGMILKRGHDLAQVLRVLEKKKHLRVVDA; encoded by the coding sequence ATGAGCGAAGCCGATGACAGCGCGTCACAGCGCGGCGCGGGTCTGAACCCGTTGCCGCAAAGCCAGCCGGCTCTTCCCTCCAAACCCATTGTTGCATTCAATAGGCGTGAACTAGACACCATCCTCCGGCTTTATGGCCGGATGGTCGCGGACGGCGAATGGCGTGACTATGCGATTGATCTGTTGAAAGACAAGGCCGTGTTTTCTGTCTTCCGACGGTCGTCTGAAATGCCACTGTTTCGTATCGAGAAGGACCCGAAGCTGGCCCGTCGGCAAGGAGCCTATTCGGTGGTTGCCACGGGTGGCATGATCTTGAAGCGCGGGCACGACCTCGCCCAGGTCCTGCGTGTTCTTGAAAAGAAAAAGCACTTGCGGGTCGTCGACGCCTGA
- a CDS encoding glycosyltransferase family 4 protein yields MHQLPSATTVLQVIPDLNSGGAERTTLDVANALVQAGSTALVVSEGGQLVPELEASGAEHIVLPVKSKNPFTIWKNASALSDLIASRHVDIIHARSRAPAWSALRAARRTKIPFVTTYHGTYNQSNGLKAFYNSVMARGDAVIANSRFIADLIASRHPAAAAKISVITRGSDLKSLAPENVSALRQQALKDSWGVPAGRPIVLNMARLTAWKGQKILIDAMVNLKSMGLKDPIAILAGDAQGRDGYVAELKKMIADHELQEQVRLVGHCADVPAALALADVAVVASVEPEAFGRAAVEAQAASVPVIVSDHGAVPETVLAPPETCEGERTGWRVPPGNAVALADAIQNALLQPQDARREMTSRARSHVEQNFSVETMCARTLGVYASLLDQAASG; encoded by the coding sequence TTGCATCAGCTTCCTTCCGCAACAACCGTTTTGCAAGTGATCCCGGATCTGAATTCCGGTGGCGCGGAAAGAACGACGCTTGATGTGGCAAACGCGCTCGTCCAGGCGGGCAGCACCGCACTGGTGGTCAGCGAAGGCGGGCAATTGGTTCCTGAGCTCGAAGCAAGCGGCGCTGAACATATCGTCCTGCCCGTCAAATCGAAAAACCCGTTTACAATCTGGAAGAACGCATCAGCCCTTTCAGATCTGATCGCTTCGCGTCATGTGGATATCATTCACGCCAGAAGCAGGGCACCGGCCTGGTCAGCGCTCAGGGCCGCGCGACGCACAAAAATTCCGTTCGTCACCACTTATCACGGCACTTACAATCAATCCAACGGGCTGAAAGCATTCTACAATTCGGTCATGGCACGCGGCGATGCCGTCATTGCCAATTCAAGGTTCATCGCGGATCTCATTGCAAGCAGGCACCCGGCCGCTGCGGCAAAGATCAGTGTTATCACACGCGGCTCGGATCTGAAGAGCCTTGCTCCGGAAAACGTCAGCGCCCTTCGCCAGCAGGCACTCAAGGACAGCTGGGGCGTTCCAGCAGGACGTCCAATTGTCTTGAACATGGCGCGCCTGACCGCCTGGAAGGGCCAGAAAATCCTGATCGATGCGATGGTGAACCTGAAATCCATGGGATTGAAGGATCCCATTGCGATCCTCGCCGGTGACGCTCAGGGGCGTGACGGTTATGTGGCTGAGCTGAAGAAAATGATCGCTGACCATGAGCTGCAGGAGCAAGTGCGGCTTGTCGGTCATTGCGCCGATGTCCCGGCGGCCCTGGCACTTGCCGATGTTGCGGTGGTGGCTTCTGTTGAACCGGAGGCTTTCGGCAGAGCCGCTGTCGAGGCTCAGGCCGCGAGTGTTCCGGTGATCGTTTCAGATCACGGCGCGGTGCCGGAAACCGTACTTGCACCGCCCGAGACTTGCGAAGGGGAGCGTACCGGCTGGCGCGTTCCGCCGGGAAACGCGGTTGCACTGGCGGACGCTATCCAGAACGCGCTTTTGCAGCCGCAAGACGCGCGCCGGGAAATGACCAGCCGGGCTCGAAGCCATGTCGAGCAAAACTTTTCCGTTGAAACAATGTGCGCCAGAACGCTTGGCGTATATGCAAGTCTCCTGGATCAGGCTGCGAGCGGATAG
- a CDS encoding GNAT family N-acetyltransferase, with protein MTTDLIDLRAARTADCEALAGIHNEAWLGAYRGVLPGVDLQKMVSRRGAGWWRGALARGVEIKILSVADVPAGYATFGRCRLHDTGMDGEIYELYLKPEYQGLGFGRTLFASVRETLASRKMNGLAVQVLSDNEPARSFYRAIGGRLKAKSWYRLGGRRMELSIYCWPGTSA; from the coding sequence ATGACAACCGACCTGATTGACTTACGTGCGGCCAGGACCGCCGACTGCGAAGCGCTTGCAGGCATTCACAACGAAGCCTGGCTCGGCGCCTACCGAGGGGTTTTGCCTGGCGTCGATCTTCAAAAAATGGTCTCCCGCCGCGGTGCGGGCTGGTGGCGGGGCGCTCTGGCACGCGGCGTGGAAATCAAGATCTTGAGCGTCGCGGACGTGCCTGCCGGATATGCCACATTTGGCCGCTGCAGATTGCATGACACCGGCATGGATGGCGAGATTTACGAGCTCTATCTGAAACCTGAATACCAGGGCCTCGGCTTTGGACGGACGCTGTTTGCAAGCGTCCGGGAGACGCTTGCTTCCAGAAAAATGAACGGACTTGCCGTTCAGGTACTCAGCGACAATGAGCCGGCCCGGAGTTTTTACAGGGCGATAGGTGGCAGACTGAAGGCAAAGTCCTGGTACAGGCTCGGCGGCCGGCGCATGGAGCTATCGATCTATTGCTGGCCGGGCACCAGCGCCTGA